A single window of Nocardia sp. NBC_01327 DNA harbors:
- the icmF gene encoding fused isobutyryl-CoA mutase/GTPase IcmF: MADLHVPVNPVRFVTSAALFDGHDAAINIMRRILQAQGAEVIHLGHNRAVSEVVDAAVSEDVQGIAVSSYQGGHIEYFEYLAAALKEAGAGHVRIFGGGGGVIVAEEIERLAAAGVTIFSPEDGQRLGLPGMINRLISDCDEDLARAPAPLDAVLSGDRAALARTLTCLQQDALPAADLAELTAAASARPVPVLGITGTGGSGKSSLTDELVRRLRTDQQDKLRVAVLAIDPTRRRGGGALLGDRIRMNALDGERVFFRSLATRGERELPLNIDAMVIACKAAGYDLVILETPGIGQGDAEVAEHVDVSLYVMTPEFGAASQLEKIDMLDYADVVAINKFERRGAEDALRDVSRQLVRNREAFHALPEDMPVFGTSAATFNDDGVTALYQHLSGLLAEQGLPLAPGVLPRVDTRSSTRFAQIIPPARVRYLAEIAETVREYHAATDRQIAAAQRVQRVEQVLTDLPGGGTGSAAASSDREGAAASTPETAYSLVAELLEQARADLTADNAALLAQWPAVAESYRGDEQVVRVRDRELRTRLRRETLSGSSIPRVALPRYTDHGELLRFLRSENLPGRFPFTAGVFPFKRDNEDPARMFAGEGDAFRTNKRFRVLSEHAEAKRLSTAFDSVTLYGHDPAERPDIYGKVGTSGVSIATLDDMKALYDGFDLDAPSTSVSMTINGPAPTILAFYLNAAIDQALEQFSAAEGRDATAAEAAALRAQTLATVRGTVQADILKEDQGQNTCIFSTEFSLRMMADIQEWFVRNSVRNFYSVSISGYHIAEAGANPISQLAFTLSNGFTYVESYLARGMHIDDFAPNLSFFFSNGMDAEYSVIGRVARRIWAIAMRDKYGANDRSQKLKYHIQTSGRSLHAQEMNFNDIRTTLQALIAVYDNCNSLHTNAYDEAVTTPTEESVRRALAIQLIINREWGLAMNENPLQGSFIIDELTDLVEEAVLREFDRISERGGVLGAMETGYQRGRIQDESMLYERRKHDGSLPIVGVNTFRSPHAEEHRVLELARGTEDEKQSQLQRVRDFTQRHRDEAPAALARLAEAASSDANVFEALMDAARVCTLQQVTDTFFTVGGQYRRNV, encoded by the coding sequence ATGGCCGATCTGCACGTTCCCGTGAACCCGGTGCGGTTCGTGACCTCGGCGGCGCTGTTCGACGGCCACGACGCGGCCATCAACATCATGCGGCGGATTCTGCAGGCCCAGGGGGCCGAGGTCATTCACCTCGGGCACAACCGGGCGGTGAGCGAGGTGGTGGACGCCGCGGTCAGCGAGGACGTGCAGGGCATCGCGGTCAGCTCGTATCAGGGCGGGCATATCGAGTACTTCGAATATCTGGCGGCGGCGCTGAAGGAGGCCGGGGCCGGGCATGTGCGCATCTTCGGCGGTGGCGGCGGGGTGATCGTCGCCGAGGAGATCGAGCGGCTGGCCGCCGCCGGGGTGACCATCTTCTCGCCGGAGGACGGGCAGCGGCTGGGCCTGCCGGGCATGATCAATCGGCTGATCAGCGACTGCGATGAGGATCTCGCGCGCGCGCCGGCGCCCTTGGACGCGGTGCTGAGCGGGGATCGGGCGGCGCTGGCCCGCACGCTCACCTGCCTGCAGCAGGATGCGCTGCCCGCCGCGGATCTGGCGGAGCTCACCGCGGCCGCGAGCGCGCGGCCGGTGCCGGTACTGGGCATCACCGGCACCGGCGGTTCCGGGAAGTCCTCTCTCACAGACGAACTCGTGCGCCGACTGCGCACCGATCAGCAGGACAAGCTCCGCGTCGCTGTGCTCGCGATCGATCCGACCCGGCGGCGCGGCGGCGGCGCCCTGCTGGGCGACCGCATTCGCATGAACGCCCTGGACGGGGAGCGGGTGTTCTTCCGGTCGCTGGCCACGCGGGGCGAACGGGAGCTGCCGCTGAATATCGATGCCATGGTGATCGCCTGCAAGGCAGCGGGATACGACCTGGTGATCCTGGAGACGCCGGGTATCGGACAGGGCGATGCGGAGGTCGCCGAGCATGTGGACGTCTCGCTGTATGTGATGACGCCGGAATTCGGCGCGGCCTCGCAGCTGGAGAAGATCGACATGCTCGATTACGCGGATGTGGTGGCCATCAACAAGTTCGAGCGGCGCGGGGCCGAGGACGCACTGCGGGATGTGTCGCGGCAGCTGGTGCGCAATCGCGAGGCATTTCACGCGCTGCCCGAGGATATGCCGGTATTCGGCACCAGCGCAGCCACTTTCAATGATGATGGTGTGACAGCGCTGTATCAGCATCTGAGCGGTTTGCTCGCCGAGCAGGGGTTGCCGCTGGCGCCCGGGGTGCTGCCCCGCGTGGACACCCGGTCCTCCACCCGTTTCGCGCAGATCATTCCGCCGGCGCGGGTGCGGTATCTGGCCGAGATCGCCGAGACGGTGCGGGAGTACCACGCCGCTACCGATCGGCAGATCGCGGCGGCGCAGCGGGTACAGCGTGTGGAGCAGGTGCTGACCGATCTGCCGGGCGGCGGCACCGGGTCGGCGGCGGCATCTTCGGATCGCGAAGGTGCCGCCGCCAGCACACCCGAGACCGCGTATTCCCTGGTGGCCGAACTCTTGGAGCAGGCCCGCGCGGACCTCACCGCGGACAATGCCGCACTGCTGGCGCAGTGGCCCGCCGTCGCCGAGTCGTACCGGGGCGATGAGCAGGTGGTCCGGGTGCGGGATCGGGAATTGCGCACCCGCCTGCGCCGGGAGACGCTGTCCGGCAGTTCGATTCCGCGGGTGGCGCTCCCCCGCTACACCGATCACGGTGAGCTGCTGCGGTTCCTGCGGTCGGAGAATCTGCCGGGCCGGTTCCCGTTCACGGCGGGAGTGTTCCCGTTCAAGCGGGACAATGAGGATCCGGCGCGCATGTTCGCCGGTGAGGGCGATGCCTTCCGCACCAATAAGCGCTTCCGGGTGCTCTCGGAACACGCTGAGGCCAAACGACTTTCCACCGCCTTCGATTCGGTGACGCTGTACGGGCACGATCCGGCCGAGCGGCCCGATATCTACGGCAAGGTCGGCACCTCGGGCGTCTCGATCGCCACGCTGGACGATATGAAGGCGCTCTACGACGGATTCGACCTGGACGCGCCGAGCACCTCGGTGTCCATGACCATCAACGGTCCGGCGCCCACCATTCTGGCGTTCTACCTCAATGCCGCGATCGACCAAGCGCTGGAACAGTTCTCGGCGGCCGAGGGCAGGGACGCCACCGCGGCGGAGGCGGCCGCACTGCGCGCCCAGACGCTGGCCACCGTGCGCGGGACGGTGCAGGCCGACATCCTCAAGGAGGATCAGGGGCAGAACACCTGTATCTTCTCCACCGAATTCAGCCTGCGCATGATGGCCGATATCCAGGAGTGGTTCGTGCGCAACAGCGTTCGCAACTTCTACTCGGTCTCGATCTCCGGCTATCACATTGCCGAGGCGGGTGCGAATCCGATCAGTCAGCTGGCATTCACGCTGTCGAACGGCTTCACGTATGTGGAGTCGTATCTGGCGCGCGGTATGCACATCGACGATTTCGCGCCGAACCTGTCCTTCTTCTTCTCCAATGGCATGGACGCCGAATACTCGGTGATCGGCCGGGTGGCGCGGCGCATCTGGGCGATCGCCATGCGCGACAAGTACGGTGCGAACGATCGGTCGCAGAAGCTCAAGTACCACATTCAGACCTCCGGGCGGTCGCTGCACGCACAGGAGATGAACTTCAACGACATTCGCACCACGCTGCAGGCGCTCATCGCCGTCTACGACAATTGCAACAGCCTGCACACCAATGCCTACGACGAGGCCGTCACCACGCCCACCGAGGAATCGGTGCGGCGCGCCTTGGCGATTCAGCTCATCATCAATCGCGAGTGGGGGCTGGCGATGAACGAGAATCCGCTGCAGGGCAGTTTCATCATCGATGAACTCACCGATCTGGTGGAGGAGGCGGTGCTGCGCGAATTCGACCGCATCAGCGAGCGCGGCGGTGTGCTCGGGGCCATGGAGACCGGGTATCAGCGCGGGCGCATCCAGGACGAATCCATGCTGTACGAGCGGCGCAAGCATGATGGGAGCCTGCCCATCGTGGGCGTGAACACCTTCCGCAGTCCGCATGCCGAGGAGCATCGGGTGCTCGAATTGGCCCGTGGCACCGAGGACGAGAAGCAATCGCAGCTGCAGCGGGTCCGCGACTTCACGCAGCGGCATCGCGACGAGGCGCCCGCCGCGCTGGCCCGGCTGGCGGAGGCGGCGAGCAGTGACGCCAATGTCTTCGAGGCCCTCATGGACGCGGCGCGGGTCTGCACCCTGCAGCAGGTCACCGACACCTTCTTCACCGTCGGCGGGCAATACCGCCGCAATGTCTGA